In one Vicugna pacos chromosome 22, VicPac4, whole genome shotgun sequence genomic region, the following are encoded:
- the P2RY11 gene encoding P2Y purinoceptor 11 isoform X1, with amino-acid sequence MGRNQRCCLWFGEEPAVLLVAWGGTGTAWAADSGGCAMASTASGASHCPANFSAAADRILSGFQEGFLWPILVVTFLVALAGNSLALYRFYTREQRPWHPAVIFSAQLAVSDLLYALTLPPLAAYYYPPKHWRYGEAACRLERFLFTCNLLGSIIFVTCISLNRYLGVVHPFFTHSQLRPKHAWAVSAVGWALAVLLAAPTLSFSHLKRPPQEGHCTMARPEACIKCLGTADDNWIEAYRAYSLVLVALGGGLPLLLSLVAYGALGRAVWRSHSMTVANKLQVMVLVSSGVAVYASSYMPYYVTRVLNVYAQLRWKALCPGFASVPQAEQALDLRTYVAHQVARGLVPLAICIHPLLYMAVAPSLGCCHQPCLGCRQGQTPENTECSGQVLPLNVPAASKASGPQSPELSP; translated from the exons GTGCTGTTTGTGGTTTGGGGAGGAGCCAGCAGTGCTGCTTGTGGCTTGGGGAGGGACTGGCACAGCGTGGGCTGCAGACTCAGGTGGATGCGCCATGGCCTCCACCGCCTCAG GCGCCTCACACTGCCCAGCCAACTTCTCGGCGGCTGCTGACCGCATCCTCAGTGgcttccaggaaggcttcctgtgGCCCATACTGGTGGTCACATTCCTGGTGGCCTTGGCTGGCAACAGCCTAGCTCTGTACCGCTTCTACACCCGGGAGCAGCGCCCGTGGCACCCAGCTGTGATCTTCTCAGCCCAGCTGGCTGTCAGCGACCTGCTCTACGCGCTGACGCTGCCCCCGCTGGCTGCCTACTACTACCCACCCAAACACTGGCGCTACGGGGAGGCTGCGTGCCGCCTGGAGCGCTTCCTCTTCACCTGCAACCTGCTGGGCAGCATCATCTTCGTCACCTGCATCAGCCTCAACCGCTACCTGGGCGTCGTCCACCCCTTCTTCACCCACAGCCAACTGCGGCCCAAGCACGCCTGGGCCGTCAGCGCCGTGGGCTGGGCGCTGGCAGTCCTGCTGGCGGCACCCACACTCAGCTTCTCCCACCTGAAGAGGCCACCACAGGAAGGCCACTGCACCATGGCCAGGCCCGAAGCCTGCATCAAGTGCCTGGGGACAGCAGATGACAACTGGATCGAGGCCTACAGAGCTTACAGCCTGGTGCTGGTGGCCTTGGGCGGTGGCCTGCCACTGCTGCTCTCCCTGGTGGCCTATGGCGCCCTCGGGCGGGCCGTGTGGCGCAGCCACAGCATGACAGTGGCCAACAAGCTGCAAGTGATGGTGCTGGTGAGCAGCGGCGTGGCTGTCTACGCCAGCTCCTACATGCCCTACTATGTCACACGGGTGCTCAACGTGTACGCCCAGCTGCGCTGGAAAGCCCTCTGCCCAGGCTTTGCCAGCGTGCCCCAGGCCGAGCAGGCGCTGGACTTGAGGACTTACGTGGCCCACCAGGTAGCACGGGGCCTCGTGCCCCTGGCCATCTGCATCCACCCACTGCTCTACATGGCCGTGGCGCCCAGCTTGGGCTGCTGCCACCAACCCTGCTTGGGCTGCAGGCAGGGCCAGACCCCAGAGAACACCGAGTGCTCCGGCCAAGTCCTGCCCCTCAATGTCCCAGCTGCCTCCAAAGCCTCAGGGCCCCAGTCCCCTGAGTTGAGCCCATGA
- the EIF3G gene encoding eukaryotic translation initiation factor 3 subunit G has product MPTGDFDSKPSWADQVEEEGEDDKCVTSELLKGIPLATGDTSPEPELVPGAPLPPPKEVINGNIKTVTEYKIDEDGKKFKIVRTFRIETRKASKAVARRKNWKKFGNSEFDPPGPNVATTTVSDDVSMTFITSKEDLNCQEEEDPMNKLKGQKIVSCRICKGDHWTTRCPYKDTLGPMQKELAEQLGLSTGEKEKLPGELEPVQATQNKTGKYVPPSLRDGASRRGESMQPNRRADDNATIRVTNLSEDTRETDLQELFRPFGSISRIYLAKDKTTGQSKGFAFISFHRREDAARAIAGVSGFGYDHLILNVEWAKPSTN; this is encoded by the exons ATGCCTACCGGAGACTTTGA TTCGAAGCCCAGTTGGGCCGatcaggtggaggaggagggagaggacg ACAAATGCGTCACCAGTGAGCTCCTCAAGGGCATCCCTCTGGCCACCGGGGATACCAGCCCAGAACCTGAGCTAGTGCCAGGAG ctccACTGCCACCTCCTAAGGAGGTCATCAATGGAAACATTAAGACTGTGACTGAGTACAAGATAGATGAGGATGGCAAGAAGTTCAAg ATTGTCCGCACTTTCAGAATAGAGACCCGGAAGGCCTCAAAGGCTGTTGCAAGGAGGAAG AACTGGAAGAAGTTTGGGAACTCAGAGTTTGACCCGCCGGGGCCCAATGTGGCCACCACCACGGTCAGCGATGATGTGTCCATGACGTTTATCACCAGCAAAGAG gaTCTGAACTGTCAGGAAGAGGAGGACCCAATGAACAAGCTCAAGGGCCAGAAGATTGTGTCCTGCCGAATCTGCAAGGGCGACCACTGGACCACCCGCTGCCCCTACAAGGACACACTGGGGCCCATGCAGAAGGAGCTGGCGGAGCAGCTGGGCCTGTCCACTGGCGAGAAGGAGAAGCTGCCTGGAG AGCTGGAGCCCGTGCAGGCCACTCAGAACAAGACGGGGAAGTATGTACCTCCGAGCCTGCGGGATGGGGCCAGCCGCCGCGGCGAGTCCATGCAGCCCAACCGCagag CCGATGACAACGCCACCATCCGCGTCACCAACCTGTCAGAGGACACTCGTGAGACAGACCTGCAGGAGCTCTTCCGGCCCTTTGGCTCCATTTCCCGCATCTACTTGGCAAAGGACAAGACCACTGGCCAGTCCAAG ggcttTGCCTTCATCAGCTTCCACCGCCGCGAGGACGCTGCCCGCGCCATCGCTGGGGTGTCGGGCTTCGGCTATGACCACCTTATCCTCAACGTCGAGTGGGCCAA GCCATCAACCAACTAA